The segment CGACGGAGGCCGTTCTCGCGGGTGACATGGAGGCGGTAACCGCCGCGGGCAAACAGGCGCTCTCGAGGGTCGTCGAGGAACCGACGCTACTGTCGTTCATCTACGCTTCGCGGGTGTTCGCTCGCGAAGCCGGCCTGCTGACCGACCGAGTCAAAACGACGATCGACGACGTCTCGGACGCCGGTGGTCAGGCCTCGATGGCAATGCTCGGAGAGACGGTCTTCGCGTTCGGAACGGGACTCTCGGACGCCGGATACGAGCCGACCGCCTGTGCGACCCACCCCGCGGGGGCGATGATTCGGTGATCGGACGGCTCTGCGACCGGTATCCTGGTGATCGGCGGCGTTCGAGAGTGCGACGACGAAACACCTAACACGGCTCCCGGCGGTACCAGCACGTATGAGCGACGCCGCCTGAGTCCGTCGTCGGTCTCGAGGCACGATCACGTACCGCAGGTTCCGGAGAGACCGTTTATCGTAGCCACCGTGCGTGACTGTACACCTCGACCGCACGGCTGCTGTGCGGTGGATGCGTCACACGGCGCAGTTGGCACGATCCCCCACACAGCCGCCCCGTTTCGACGGATGTATTGTCACCGACCAGAATTCACCGATCAACGTCCAGTCGCAGCTATGACCGACCGATCACACGACCGACCGAGACAGACGCACAGCCGATGCCCACGCCGGGCGGTGAGACTATGAGCACGGACGCACCCGACCGAGACGACGTCGACCAAACCGAACGAGAACCGACGCTCGAGGGATCGTACGATCCCGAGGAGATCGAATCGCGCTGGCAACGGCGCTGGGTCGACGACGAAACCTACGCCTACGAGCGCGATTCCGAGCGGGATCCGAACACCGTCTACGCGATCGATACGCCGCCGCCGACGGTCTCGGGAAGCCTGCACATGGGCCACCTCTACGGCCATACGCTCCAGGACTTCGCCGCGCGTTTCCAGCGAATGTACGACGGCGACGTCCTCTTTCCGTTCGGCTACGACGACAACGGAATCGCCTCCGAGCGCCTGACCGAGAGCGAACTGGACATCCGTCACCAGGACTACGAGCGCAGGGAGTTCCAGACGCTGTGCCGAGAGGTCTGTTCGCAGTACGAAGCGGAGTTCACCGAGAAGATGCAGTCGCTTGGCACCTCGATCGACTGGAACAGCACCTACAAGACGATCGAACCCCGCGTCCAGCGGATCTCACAGCTTTCGTTTCTGGATCTCTACGAGAAGGGGCGCGAGTACCGCAAGAAAGCGCCCGCGATCTGGTGTCCGGACTGTGAAACGGCTATCTCGCAGGTGGAGATGGAAGACGACGAGCGTGGCTCGCACTTCAACGACATCGCGTTCGGAGTCGCGGGCGAACATCCGTCGCGAGAGGAGTTCGTCATCTCCACGACGCGACCGGAGCTCATTCCCGCTTGCGTCTCCGTTTTCGTCCATCCCGACGACGACGAGAATCAGGACCTCGTCGGTGAACGCGCCAAGGTTCCGCTCTTCGGTCACGAGGTGCCGATCATCGCTGACGAGCGCGTCGACATGGAGAAAGGAAGCGGGATCGTCATGTGCTGTACCTTCGGTGACCAAAAGGACATCGAGTGGTACCAGGCACACGACCTTCCACTTCGCGTCGCGATCGACGAATCCGCGACGATGACCGACCTCGCCGACGACTACGAGGGGCTCTCGACCGAGGCGGCGCGCACGGCTATCGTCGAGGATCTCGAAGACGAGGGCTCCCTCCGGGATCGGTGGGAGATTACCCACGCAGTCGGCGTTCACGAACGCTGTGATACGCCCGTCGAATTCCGCGTCTCCAAGCAGTGGTACGTCGAGATCTTGGATCACAAAGACGAGTATCTCGAGGCCGGCGAGGCGATGGAGTGGTATCCCGAGAAGATGTTTACTCGGTATCGCCACTGGATCGAAGGCCTCGAGTGGGACTGGCTCATCTCCCGACAGCGCGATTCGGGAATCCCGTTCCCGGTCTGGTACTGCGAAGAGTGTGACCATCCGATCATGGCCGATCGGGAGGATCTCCCAGTCGATCCGCTTTCGGACGAGCCGCCGGTCGATGCCTGCCCGGTGTGTGGACACGGCGGATTCGAACCCGAAGAGGACGTCTTCGATACGTGGGCGACCTCCTCGCTGACGCCGCTGATCAACGCCGGCTGGGACTGGGACGACGAGGTCGAGGAGTTCGCGATGGACAGCCCGGAGCTGTATCCCTTCGACCTCCGACCACAGGGTCACGATATCATCTCGTTCTGGCTGTTCCACACCATCGTCAAGTGCTACGAACACACCGGAGAGGTACCGTTCGACGCGACGCTGATCAACGGCCACGTTCTGGACGAAAACCGTGAGAAAATGTCCAAATCACGCGGTAACGTCGTCGCACCCGACGACGTCCTCGCGGAGTACCCCGTCGATGCCGTGCGTTTCTGGGCCGCGAGCGCGGCCGTTGGTGACGACTTCCCCTACCAGGAAAAGGATCTGCGAGCGGGCGAGAAGCTCCTTCGAAAGCTCTGGAACGCGTCGAAACTCGTCGACAGCCTCGCGCCGGTCGAGCCCGACGAACCCGACGAGCTCGAGGCCATCGACCGCTGGCTCCTCGCGGAACTCGACGACGCGACCGACGAGTTGACGGCTAACTTCGAGAACTACGAGTTCGCGAAGGCTCGCGATCGCCTGCGTACGTTCTTCTGGAACACGTTCTGTGACGACTACCTCGAGATCGCCAAGGGTCGAGAGGACAATCCCTCGACGCAGTACGCGCTTCGGACGGCACACCGGGCGTTCCTCGAGCTGTGGGCGCCGTTTTTGCCACACGTCACCGAGGAGATCTGGCAGGCCGTCTACGCCACGGACGGGGCGAGCCGCGACGACGCGATCGACAGCGTTCACACCCGCGATTGGCCCGATCCGCAGGGATACGAGGCCGACCTCGAGGCCGGCGAGACCGGGATGGAGGTCATCTCTGCGCTCCGACGCTACAAGAGCGAAAACCAGCTGCCGCTGAACGAGGACCTCGAATCCGTCGCCGTCTACGGTTCCATCGAGGGCTTCGAGGACGCGATCCAGCAGGTGATGCACGTCCAGCACCTCGACCTCCTCGACGAGGAGCCGGAAGTGACGACCGATATCGCCTCGATCGATCTCGATTACTCGACGCTCGGACCGCGGTTCGGCTCGAAAGTCGGCGAGATCGACGCCGGTATCGAACGCGGCGAGTACGAGATCGACGAGGACGCGGACGTGTTGCGAGTCGCCGGTGAGGAACTCGAGGACGACCTCTTCGCCGTCGAACTCGAACGGTCGTACTCCGGCGAAGGCGAGATGCTCGAAACCGAGTCGGCGGTTATCGTCGTCGAGTAACCCGTCCCATTCCTCGAGAGACGAAACGACTCCGGAACCGGGTTCAAATGACTGTCTCTCGATTGTTCCGTCGTTGATTCCGAAATTGTACGGCCGGTTCGCTACGAGGTTCGCGCTCGCTCGAGCGCTATTTCGTACGTTTTGGCCCGAGTCGACAGCGCGAGAAAGAGCGCGAGGAGCGTAAACGTCACTTCGCCGGCGGCGATGACGCCGAGTGCGTCCGCGCCGAGGAACATCGCGGTGTCGCGGGCGACCGGGATCGTCGTGTGGTGTGGTTCACCGACGACCGGAACGAAGTAGTCGACGATCAGGTTGCTCGTATACCAGAGCGCGGCGACGGCGACGGCGTGGATCGAGAAGTCGGTGATTCGGTGAAGGACGAGAGCCTGGACGACCATCCCGAGGTGACTCCAGAAGAGGAACTGATACATCACCGGATGCGTCTGAGTCGCGTAGGTTTCATAAAACACCAGCAACGTGTACGGCGTCCAGAGCCCGAGGATGATGTTTCCAAAGAACGCGAGCGCCGTCAACCATGGCTGTTCGTACCCCAGCTTCCAGCTGGCGATCGCGAGCGCGATCAACAGCGTCGCCATCGGGCTGTCGGGAACCCACGGCCACATCACCGCGGGCGTCCGAGCGAACTGTCCGGAGTAGTACCAGAACCCGAAGGCCGTCCCCGCGAGGTTGATCGCCACCACCACCCAGGCGAGTCGCAACCCGAGGTCCTCGAGCGCCTTCGGGACTGGCGCGAGGTATCTCGGCAACGGATCTCGAGCGGGCAACTCAGTCACCACGGACATCGTTCGTCTCCCGTGAGGGACGACACTCGCAAAACAGTAGCGGTTGCTACCCGTCGTCCGGGGCGGATTACGTTTACGCACTCGGCAGAGTGTCGGTGACTCTGTGAGGAATGTACGCGCCTTACTCGAGAGTGTAGCGATTTACGGAGGATGTACGCACCTCACCGGAGAAACACGACACGCGTAAGTGGAGCGGATTCTAACGCCGGGGTATGTCAGGAGAGACCGACCTCGAGGAACTAAAACGCGGAACCGACCTCGTCAAGCGTGGGTTCGCCCGGATGCAAAAGGGTGGCGTGATTATGGACGTCGTCAACCCCGAACAGGCCAGAATCGCGGAGGACGCCGGTGCAGTCGCCGTGATGTCGCTCGAGGCCGTTCCGGCAGATATCCGCAAGCGCGGCGGCGTCGCTCGGATGGCCGATCCCGCGGACGTCACGGAGATCGTCGACGAAGTGTCGATTCCGGTGATGGGAAAATCCCGGATCGGCCACGTCAAAGAGGCACAGATCCTAGAATCGGTCGGCGTCGACATGATCGACGAGAGCGAGGTGCTGACACCCGCCGACGACGCCTACCACATCGACAAGCGCGAGTTCACCGCGCCGTTCGTTTGCGGTGCCAGAAACCTCGGTGAGGCGCTTCGCCGGATCGACGAGGGCGCGGCGATGATCCGGACCAAAGGCGAGGCCGGAACCGGGGACGTCAACCAGGCCGTCCACCACCAGCGCACGATCAAGGGTGCGATCCGCGAACTCGAAGGGATGACCCACGAGGAACGCGAGTCCTACGCCCGCGACATCGAAGCCCCCGCAGAACTGGTCCACGAGACCGCTGAGATGGGGCGTCTCCCGGTCGTCAACTTCGCGGCTGGCGGCATCGCAACGCCGGCGGACGCGGCGCTCATGATGCACCACGAGTGTGACGGTATCTTCGTCGGCAGCGGGATCTTCGGTGCGGAGAACCCGCCGGAGATGGCCGAAGCCATCGTTGAGGCGACGAACAACTGGGACGATGCCGACCGACTCGCCGCGATCTCGAGTAACCTCGGCGAGGGAATGAAAGGGGACGCAAACGCCGACCTGCCCGAAGAAGAGCGCTTGCAGGATCGCGGCGTCTAGTGGCGTTCCGAGCGTCGACGCTCGGGAGGGAACCAGTTTTGCTCCAGAACTGAATAGCAGGATCGAGAGCAGTGACGTGGCTCGATTCGACCCTGTAGCCGACGCCCGAACGGTACTGGTGATCGGAGGTCCGGGACGAAGATATCCGACAGCGGCCACACGACAGCGCGTCTTTTCCAGACTGTTACCCGAGAACGCGGGCGTTCGAGAGAACCTCCGCGACCCGACAGATATCCTCGTCATTTACTATACAGGTGTTTGACGTATTGAAATGAAATTCGAGTAAGATGATTACACATCTTTATTAACTATTGATCTAGTTATGGATTGAGTTTGCGATGACGCACGCAATGAAAATATACCAGAACCTGTTCCGGTTGTACGAACGCTACGTCGGTGAACCCGACTCGAAAAAAGACGTCTACGGCTACTGGTTGTTCGTTCTCGGCTATCTCATCGCGGCGGCGGGCGTGTTCGCGTTCGTCGTCGGTTACGCGGGCGACACCGGCTCGTACGTCCTCATCAGAATCTCCGGCGTGACGGCTGCGGCGGGACTGTCGGTCTGTCTGTTCGGGCTGGTCCTCATGCTCCCCGTCCGACGACGAGGGATACAGGCGAGCGCGTTCGGTCTCGTGATCTCGCTGGTCGGCGTCGTCTTTTTCGCCGCGGTCTATCCACACGACTGGCGAGGTCACGGTGCGGACTGGAGCGTCGAAGTGATCTCGGTTTATGCGGTCGGCATCGGTATCATCGCTGGCGTCACCGCGCTCGTTCCGGTCGTGACCGGCCAGCGAGGAATGTTCGTCGAAGAGGAAGGGCAGACGGAGGATCCGCCGATTCTAACCGGCGACGCCCTCGAGGGGGCACAGTTTGCCGTCTTCCGCGACGAGGCGGGTGACTGGAGATGGCACGTCCTTCACCTCGAGGCGCTTGCCGCGAGCACCGAACGCGCGGTGACGCGCCCAGAGGCCACCGAGGGGATCGAACGCGTCAAATCCCAGATCAGCTCGGCGGGGCTGTTGGAGTTGACGACGTCGGCGTTCAGGCTCTACGAGGATCGAAACGGTGCCTGGAAGTGGACGCTCGCACGAGACGACGGAAGCGTGGTCGGCTCCTGCGTAGACGAGTTCGACTCTCGCGACGAGGCGGAGGGATCGGTGAGCTTTCTGAAAGACCGCGGCCCCGATGCGGACGTCATCGAGATCGACGGTGCCGCGTTTACGTACACCGAAGAACGCGACCAGTGGTACTGGCAACTCATCGACGACGAGCGAAGGGCACTGGCGTCGGACGACGTTGGCCACCGAAGCCAGAAGCGAGCCGAAGAAGCCGCCCGGACGTTCGCGGAGCGTTTCGAACACGCACGCGTACTCGACGTCGCGGATGTCGGCGTCGAACTCTACGAAGGCGAGAGCGGCTGGGCGTGGCGCGCCGTCGACGATTCGGACGACGTGATCGCGACCGCGACCGACGAGTTCGAATCGCGACGCGATGCCGAGGAAGCCGTCGAGGCGATACTTCCCGCCCTCGAGTCGGCGTCGATCACCGTAGCCGGCGAACCCACCTACGAACTCTACCAGTCGGGCGAGGAGTGGCAGTTCCGCCTGATAGACGAGGCCGAACGCGTGGTCGCCCGGAGTCCGGAGGAACGACGGGATCACGAGGGAACCGAACGCCGCGTCGAACAGTTCAGTGAACGCG is part of the Natrarchaeobius halalkaliphilus genome and harbors:
- the pdxS gene encoding pyridoxal 5'-phosphate synthase lyase subunit PdxS translates to MSGETDLEELKRGTDLVKRGFARMQKGGVIMDVVNPEQARIAEDAGAVAVMSLEAVPADIRKRGGVARMADPADVTEIVDEVSIPVMGKSRIGHVKEAQILESVGVDMIDESEVLTPADDAYHIDKREFTAPFVCGARNLGEALRRIDEGAAMIRTKGEAGTGDVNQAVHHQRTIKGAIRELEGMTHEERESYARDIEAPAELVHETAEMGRLPVVNFAAGGIATPADAALMMHHECDGIFVGSGIFGAENPPEMAEAIVEATNNWDDADRLAAISSNLGEGMKGDANADLPEEERLQDRGV
- a CDS encoding valine--tRNA ligase, with product MSPTRIHRSTSSRSYDRPITRPTETDAQPMPTPGGETMSTDAPDRDDVDQTEREPTLEGSYDPEEIESRWQRRWVDDETYAYERDSERDPNTVYAIDTPPPTVSGSLHMGHLYGHTLQDFAARFQRMYDGDVLFPFGYDDNGIASERLTESELDIRHQDYERREFQTLCREVCSQYEAEFTEKMQSLGTSIDWNSTYKTIEPRVQRISQLSFLDLYEKGREYRKKAPAIWCPDCETAISQVEMEDDERGSHFNDIAFGVAGEHPSREEFVISTTRPELIPACVSVFVHPDDDENQDLVGERAKVPLFGHEVPIIADERVDMEKGSGIVMCCTFGDQKDIEWYQAHDLPLRVAIDESATMTDLADDYEGLSTEAARTAIVEDLEDEGSLRDRWEITHAVGVHERCDTPVEFRVSKQWYVEILDHKDEYLEAGEAMEWYPEKMFTRYRHWIEGLEWDWLISRQRDSGIPFPVWYCEECDHPIMADREDLPVDPLSDEPPVDACPVCGHGGFEPEEDVFDTWATSSLTPLINAGWDWDDEVEEFAMDSPELYPFDLRPQGHDIISFWLFHTIVKCYEHTGEVPFDATLINGHVLDENREKMSKSRGNVVAPDDVLAEYPVDAVRFWAASAAVGDDFPYQEKDLRAGEKLLRKLWNASKLVDSLAPVEPDEPDELEAIDRWLLAELDDATDELTANFENYEFAKARDRLRTFFWNTFCDDYLEIAKGREDNPSTQYALRTAHRAFLELWAPFLPHVTEEIWQAVYATDGASRDDAIDSVHTRDWPDPQGYEADLEAGETGMEVISALRRYKSENQLPLNEDLESVAVYGSIEGFEDAIQQVMHVQHLDLLDEEPEVTTDIASIDLDYSTLGPRFGSKVGEIDAGIERGEYEIDEDADVLRVAGEELEDDLFAVELERSYSGEGEMLETESAVIVVE
- a CDS encoding DUF1405 domain-containing protein; translation: MSVVTELPARDPLPRYLAPVPKALEDLGLRLAWVVVAINLAGTAFGFWYYSGQFARTPAVMWPWVPDSPMATLLIALAIASWKLGYEQPWLTALAFFGNIILGLWTPYTLLVFYETYATQTHPVMYQFLFWSHLGMVVQALVLHRITDFSIHAVAVAALWYTSNLIVDYFVPVVGEPHHTTIPVARDTAMFLGADALGVIAAGEVTFTLLALFLALSTRAKTYEIALERARTS